GCTCCATACTGAATAACTGTTTCATATAGACTAAAATACTGATCATCTGAAAAGTCTAATTCTCCACCTTCTTTTTTTGTTCGGAAGGTTAAAAGCAATGGCTTATCTGACAAGATTTCTGCAATTTTCTTAGACATCGAAGCTGTTGCCATAAAATCTGTAACTTGGTCGAAAAAATCCACACGCCATTCAATCAAATCACAATCAATCGTCAACAAATGCTTCGCTTCGTCTAGTAATTCTACTTCATTTTTCCCAACAAGTGGAACAATTATTTTAGGACTGCCTGATCCTAAAGTAACATTTTTAATAGTGACTGTTTTCATGAGTATAAACTCCTTCATTTTATTTAGATGTGTCGATTGTTTGACGATAACGGATAAAGATAATGACTGCTAAAACAAAACCAATTCCTGCAATCACCGTATCTAATAACATAATACCATGTGGGTCGCTATTAGCGATTTTACCAGAAACTACCGGAATAGCAAAGGATGCAATACTACCGAATGTATAGAAAATCCCAGTAATTGTCCCTTTACCAGCTGGAAACATTTCTCCCATAACAGTTAAACCTAACTGCATTACACCACCTGCTGCAAAGAAACCAACTAAAACAGCACCGATAGTTAAGACTGTAGGTGTCGGGAATAACCACATAGCACTAATTGATAAAAAGGAAGCAAATGTATAGGGCAATACTAAATTAACTGGACGAATTTTAGCTGCAACAACGGCCGTAACACCAACACAAATCAACGATCCTGTTGAATAGTAAGAAACCAATAATTTCGCTGAGTTTTCTGTCATAGAAGCAACTTCTTGTCCATAAAGAGAAATATATTGACTAATCAAATAAAATGTTGCCTGAGAAATAAAACCATAAATAACAAAAGCGACTCCTTCAATATGCATTTTGGGTTTACTTTTGAACGTTGTAACTGGTGCTTGCTCGACTTCTTCGCCTTCTTTTTCAGCTGCTTTATTATCTGAATCAGGGAAAGGCAATTTCAATAAGAATAAAGCATTAACACATAATAATGCTAAACAAACTACAAATGACCATCCAAACCAAAGACCACTACTTCCTAAAAACGCAATAATGAATGGCAAGGCAAATTGTCCGATTTGAACGGCTGCTTTGATCAAGACACTTGCTGTTCCAGCTGTTTTTGGAAAAGATTCCATTAAAGCTGGGTACGTACCAGAATCAAGACATGAATTGGCTATCCCTGCAACAACACCAAACGCCATTGCTACAGGAACACTTGGACTGAACAAGATTCCTGCAAAAAATAAAGCATAAATAAACATTCCTAAATAAACAAATGGTTTACGTCCAAATTTATCTGACAACCAACCAGATATCAAGATAGCTACTAAACGACCGATCCCTAGCATTGCAACAACACCAGAAACTCCTTCAATATTTGTGTGCCATTGGGCCGCCAATGCGTCTTTGTTTTGCATAATGATTAAGACGCCCATCCCGTGAACAATATAGTTAATATACAGCCCTAACGCTGTCGGCATATACTTGTTTTTCATTGTTTTCTCCTCTATCAATAAAGTTCTTTTTAATCTTTAAATAATAATTCGCGAATATAGTCAACCGGCATTTCTTCATCTGTAAAATGTTTGAATGCTTCTGCGCCTTGATAAAGCATCATACCTAAACCATTAATTGTCTTCTTCGCTCCATGTTCTCTGGCAAATTTTAATAATTTGGTTTCTTTTGGAATATAAACAACATCAAAAATAACTAGATCTGGACGAATAACTTCTGGATCATTAATTAAACTTTCTTCTTGTAAAGGTTTCATTCCCACACCCGTAGCATCAATATAAATACTACTTTGGGCAATTGATTCTTTAAATGCTTCTTGATCTGCTAAATCTGTTATCGTTGCTTTACATGTTGTATTTTCGTTGATTTTTTTCACGGTTTCTTGTGCAGTTGCAAAGTGTTGGTCGTTGATATTGAAAATACGAAGTTCTTTTACTCCATCTAATGCTGCTTGAATGGCAATTGCCGTTCCTGCCCCTCCTGCTCCAGTCATCGTTACGATTTGATCTTTCACTTCAACGCCTTCTTCTTTTAACGCGCGCATTGCACCTGTACCATCCGTGATATGACCAACTAGATGACCCTTGCCATCTTTATTGGTCACTGTGTTGACCGCACCAACTAATTTCGCTGCTGGTGATAATTCATCTAAATATGGAATAATTGCTTGTTTATTAGGCATTGAAACATTTGATCCGCGAATTCCTAGCGCCCGAATGCCTTGAACAGCATCTTTCAACT
The DNA window shown above is from Enterococcus sp. 4G2_DIV0659 and carries:
- a CDS encoding MFS transporter, with the protein product MKNKYMPTALGLYINYIVHGMGVLIIMQNKDALAAQWHTNIEGVSGVVAMLGIGRLVAILISGWLSDKFGRKPFVYLGMFIYALFFAGILFSPSVPVAMAFGVVAGIANSCLDSGTYPALMESFPKTAGTASVLIKAAVQIGQFALPFIIAFLGSSGLWFGWSFVVCLALLCVNALFLLKLPFPDSDNKAAEKEGEEVEQAPVTTFKSKPKMHIEGVAFVIYGFISQATFYLISQYISLYGQEVASMTENSAKLLVSYYSTGSLICVGVTAVVAAKIRPVNLVLPYTFASFLSISAMWLFPTPTVLTIGAVLVGFFAAGGVMQLGLTVMGEMFPAGKGTITGIFYTFGSIASFAIPVVSGKIANSDPHGIMLLDTVIAGIGFVLAVIIFIRYRQTIDTSK
- a CDS encoding shikimate dehydrogenase; translation: MTERIDGHTLLISLIATPIRHSLSPTMHNEAFAKLGLDYAYMAFEVGNQELKDAVQGIRALGIRGSNVSMPNKQAIIPYLDELSPAAKLVGAVNTVTNKDGKGHLVGHITDGTGAMRALKEEGVEVKDQIVTMTGAGGAGTAIAIQAALDGVKELRIFNINDQHFATAQETVKKINENTTCKATITDLADQEAFKESIAQSSIYIDATGVGMKPLQEESLINDPEVIRPDLVIFDVVYIPKETKLLKFAREHGAKKTINGLGMMLYQGAEAFKHFTDEEMPVDYIRELLFKD